A single Dechloromonas denitrificans DNA region contains:
- a CDS encoding beta strand repeat-containing protein yields the protein MKTPNRLRQFVFLLCAWLLALPVFAQTNTPPTAAISYPFTGATYLAPAAIPIYMVASDVEGPVSKVELYIGATLAGTFAGGGNLTWNNVAAGTYTLTTKVYDSGGLITTSNAVTVTVLAPNTVNTPPTASIGYPTTNANFMAPASFSIFPVVADANGTINRVEYYFGTALAAAQNAPPYGLSVTNLVAGTYSLTVKVWDNQGASTISAAVSITVMPTDATDVAPTVSITAPNANSVYPVGQAFPLSAIAGDTDGTISRIEFFVNGVTGNIYLGTLTTAPFNAVMALNVAGAYTVTARAYDNKGARTISAGVPIAVTVPPSVSITAPANNAAYTAPAAVNISASAADADGSVARVDFYNGTTLLGSATTAPYTFAWSNVAAGSYSLTAKAYDNVGISTTSSAVVITVAAAPANLAPSVSLTAPVNNTVVSAPGSATLTASAADTDGTISKVEFYNGATLLGTVTAAPYNYTWSNIPAGTYTVTAKAYDNLNAATTSTAVTLISNTLPTVSLTAPANNATFTSPANISLAASASDSDGTISKVEFYNGATLLGTATTAPYSFAWNAVANGTYTLTAKAYDNRNAVVTSSVATVTVGTNQVPTVSITAPATNTVVTAPATFTLTSTAADADGSISKVEFYNGATLLATVTAAPYTYTWNAVGAGTYTVTAKAYDNLNAVTTSAPVTLVSNTLPTVAITAPATNTTVTAPATFALSATAADSDGTISKVEFYNGATLLGTVTAAPYNFNWNSVAAGSYTVTAKAYDNAGGTTTGAPVTLIANTLPTVTMTAPANNTTVAPLTNVTLSASAADSDGTISKVEFYNGATLLGTVTAAPYNYTWASVPSGTYSITAKAYDNRSAVATSTAITLKVNTLPTVSITAPATNTVQTAPASFALSASAADSDGTINKVEFYNGATLIGTVTTAPYNFAWNSVAAGSYTITAKAYDDFGGSTSSAAVTLIANTLPTVSMTSPANNTVATAPASFTLTATAADADGTISKVEFYNGATLLGTITTAPYTYVWSAVAAGTYAVTAKAYDNRGEVSTSSAVTLIANNAPTVSLTAPANNTVVTAPAVFTLTATASDADGSLSKVEFYNGATLLGTVTAAPYTYIWSGVAAGAYTVTAKAYDNSGAATTSAGVTLISNALPAVSITAPVSNAVFDAPAAITLTASATDSDGTISKVEFYNGATLIGTVTTTPYTYIWSSVAAGTYAVTAKAYDNRSAITTSSTTTVIVNAKPTVSMTAPANNTVATAPASFSLTAAAADTDGTISKVEFYNGATLLGTVTAAPYTYAWNAVAAGTYTVAAKAYDNQGSVTTSTPVTLISNALPTVSITAPANGATFTPPANISLTANAADSDGTISKVEFYNGATLLGTVTVAPYTFAWNAVAAGSYTLSAKAYDSRGAVVTSSAVAINVSGNLPPVVGLTAPANNTVLPAPGNVTLSATASDPDGSVSKVEFYQGGALIATVTTSPYTAQVSGLTGGSYAFTAKAYDGEGVSTTSSVVNVIVNRSPVVAITTPANYAIFASAAAVPLTATTSDPDGTIGKVEFYRDGVLIGTVTVAPYSLSVSGLPDGPYVFAARAYDNQGATTDSTPINVTVGATTAAPVTFTYDEMGRLIGVQR from the coding sequence ATGAAAACACCCAACCGGCTTCGCCAATTCGTCTTCCTGCTCTGTGCCTGGCTTCTGGCGCTGCCGGTTTTTGCCCAGACCAACACGCCGCCGACGGCCGCCATCAGCTATCCGTTTACCGGTGCGACTTATTTGGCGCCCGCCGCGATTCCTATCTACATGGTAGCGAGTGATGTGGAAGGGCCGGTTTCAAAGGTCGAACTCTATATTGGTGCCACGTTGGCGGGGACATTTGCCGGTGGTGGCAACCTCACTTGGAACAATGTTGCAGCCGGCACCTACACGTTGACCACCAAGGTCTACGATAGCGGCGGCCTGATCACGACCTCCAACGCGGTGACCGTGACGGTGCTTGCACCTAATACGGTCAACACGCCACCCACGGCGTCCATCGGCTATCCGACCACCAACGCCAATTTCATGGCGCCGGCTTCGTTCTCGATCTTCCCGGTGGTGGCCGATGCCAACGGCACGATCAACCGTGTTGAGTATTATTTTGGAACCGCCCTTGCTGCTGCACAGAATGCACCGCCCTACGGCTTGTCGGTCACGAATCTGGTGGCAGGAACCTATAGTTTGACGGTGAAGGTCTGGGACAACCAGGGCGCTTCGACCATTAGCGCGGCGGTGTCCATTACTGTTATGCCGACGGATGCGACTGATGTGGCACCCACTGTCTCGATCACTGCGCCTAATGCCAATTCGGTTTATCCCGTAGGGCAAGCCTTCCCCCTGTCGGCCATTGCCGGCGACACGGATGGAACGATCAGCCGCATCGAATTCTTCGTAAACGGTGTGACCGGAAATATTTATCTCGGCACGCTGACGACCGCACCATTCAATGCGGTGATGGCGCTGAATGTTGCTGGCGCCTATACCGTGACGGCAAGGGCCTATGACAACAAAGGTGCCCGAACGATTTCGGCTGGGGTGCCCATTGCTGTCACGGTGCCACCGTCAGTCAGCATCACTGCGCCTGCCAACAATGCCGCCTATACGGCGCCGGCTGCTGTCAACATCTCGGCCTCTGCCGCCGACGCCGACGGGAGCGTTGCCAGGGTCGACTTCTACAACGGGACAACACTGCTTGGTTCGGCGACGACAGCCCCATACACTTTTGCTTGGAGCAATGTGGCGGCGGGAAGCTATAGCCTGACGGCCAAGGCCTACGACAACGTCGGGATTTCAACCACTAGCTCGGCCGTGGTCATTACCGTGGCTGCCGCTCCGGCGAACCTGGCGCCGAGTGTTAGCCTCACGGCGCCGGTCAACAATACGGTGGTCAGCGCGCCCGGTAGCGCAACCTTGACGGCAAGTGCCGCCGATACGGACGGGACGATCAGCAAGGTCGAGTTCTACAACGGTGCGACCCTGCTAGGAACGGTGACGGCGGCGCCCTACAACTATACGTGGAGCAACATTCCCGCCGGCACTTATACCGTTACCGCCAAGGCCTACGACAATCTCAACGCGGCAACGACCAGCACCGCCGTGACGCTGATTTCCAATACTTTACCGACGGTGAGCCTGACTGCGCCGGCCAATAACGCCACATTTACATCGCCCGCCAACATCTCCCTGGCGGCATCCGCCTCGGATAGCGATGGCACCATCAGCAAGGTGGAGTTCTACAACGGCGCGACCCTGCTCGGCACGGCGACGACGGCTCCTTATTCTTTCGCTTGGAATGCTGTGGCCAACGGGACCTACACCCTGACAGCCAAGGCCTACGATAACCGGAATGCGGTAGTGACTTCGTCCGTAGCGACGGTCACGGTGGGGACGAATCAAGTGCCGACGGTGAGTATCACGGCGCCGGCCACGAATACGGTAGTGACGGCTCCTGCCACTTTCACGTTGACGTCCACCGCGGCCGATGCCGATGGCAGTATTTCGAAGGTCGAGTTCTATAACGGCGCGACTTTGCTCGCCACCGTCACCGCCGCACCTTATACCTACACGTGGAACGCAGTTGGAGCGGGAACCTACACCGTAACTGCCAAGGCTTACGACAACCTCAATGCGGTTACCACTAGCGCACCGGTGACGCTGGTCTCCAACACGCTGCCAACTGTGGCCATCACGGCGCCAGCCACCAATACAACAGTCACGGCCCCCGCGACCTTCGCGCTGAGCGCCACTGCAGCCGATAGTGACGGCACGATCAGCAAGGTTGAGTTCTACAACGGTGCGACACTCCTTGGGACCGTGACCGCTGCACCCTATAACTTCAACTGGAACAGCGTCGCTGCAGGCAGTTATACGGTCACTGCCAAGGCTTACGATAACGCTGGTGGCACGACGACCGGCGCTCCCGTGACGCTGATTGCCAATACCCTGCCGACCGTTACGATGACGGCGCCGGCCAACAACACGACAGTGGCACCGCTCACCAACGTGACACTGAGCGCCAGCGCGGCCGATAGCGACGGCACGATCAGCAAGGTCGAGTTCTATAACGGTGCCACCTTGCTCGGTACGGTGACCGCTGCGCCTTATAACTACACTTGGGCCAGCGTTCCCTCGGGCACCTACAGTATTACCGCCAAGGCCTATGACAATCGTAGTGCGGTGGCCACGTCGACTGCCATTACGCTGAAAGTGAATACGTTGCCGACGGTGAGCATCACCGCGCCAGCTACCAATACTGTGCAGACGGCACCGGCCAGCTTCGCTCTCAGCGCCTCGGCAGCCGATAGCGATGGCACGATCAACAAGGTGGAGTTCTATAACGGCGCCACCCTGATCGGTACGGTAACCACCGCACCTTACAACTTCGCCTGGAACAGCGTGGCGGCAGGCTCTTATACGATCACTGCCAAGGCCTATGATGATTTTGGTGGTTCGACAAGCAGTGCCGCGGTGACGCTGATCGCGAATACTCTGCCGACCGTCAGCATGACATCCCCGGCCAACAATACGGTAGCAACTGCTCCGGCCAGTTTCACGTTGACCGCAACCGCAGCGGATGCCGATGGCACGATCAGCAAGGTCGAGTTCTATAATGGTGCGACGCTGCTCGGTACCATCACCACCGCACCCTATACCTACGTCTGGAGCGCGGTTGCCGCCGGCACCTATGCCGTAACAGCCAAAGCCTACGACAATCGCGGGGAAGTGAGCACGAGCAGTGCCGTTACCCTGATAGCCAACAATGCTCCTACGGTAAGCCTTACGGCCCCGGCAAATAACACGGTAGTAACGGCGCCGGCCGTCTTTACGCTGACGGCGACCGCCTCTGATGCAGACGGCAGCCTCTCTAAGGTCGAGTTCTATAATGGGGCGACGCTGCTTGGAACCGTGACGGCTGCACCCTACACCTACATATGGAGCGGGGTGGCGGCAGGTGCCTACACCGTCACCGCGAAGGCCTACGATAATAGTGGTGCGGCAACCACCAGTGCCGGTGTGACCTTGATCTCCAATGCGTTGCCCGCGGTCAGCATCACAGCCCCGGTCAGCAATGCGGTGTTTGATGCACCTGCGGCAATTACCTTGACCGCGAGTGCTACGGATAGCGATGGAACAATCAGCAAGGTGGAGTTTTACAACGGAGCGACGCTGATCGGAACGGTGACGACTACTCCTTACACCTATATCTGGAGTTCAGTAGCCGCAGGCACCTATGCGGTGACGGCCAAGGCTTACGATAACCGCAGTGCGATCACCACCAGCTCGACGACGACCGTGATCGTCAATGCCAAGCCGACGGTCAGTATGACGGCACCAGCCAATAATACGGTGGCCACGGCGCCGGCCAGTTTCAGCCTGACGGCGGCCGCAGCGGATACCGACGGCACGATCAGCAAGGTGGAGTTCTATAACGGTGCAACGCTGCTTGGAACAGTGACGGCTGCGCCTTATACGTATGCCTGGAATGCCGTGGCCGCAGGTACTTATACCGTGGCGGCGAAAGCTTACGACAATCAGGGAAGCGTTACGACTAGTACTCCGGTGACCTTGATCTCTAACGCCTTGCCCACAGTATCAATCACCGCTCCTGCTAATGGCGCGACTTTTACGCCTCCGGCGAATATCTCCCTGACCGCCAATGCGGCGGATAGCGATGGCACCATCAGCAAGGTCGAGTTCTACAACGGTGCAACGCTACTGGGGACAGTAACGGTCGCTCCCTACACCTTTGCCTGGAATGCCGTGGCGGCCGGTAGTTACACGCTTTCGGCCAAAGCCTATGACAGTCGCGGTGCGGTCGTGACCTCTTCGGCCGTTGCCATCAATGTCTCCGGAAATCTGCCGCCGGTCGTCGGCTTGACTGCCCCAGCCAACAATACCGTGCTGCCTGCACCGGGCAATGTCACTCTTTCAGCGACGGCGAGTGATCCGGATGGCTCGGTGTCCAAGGTCGAGTTCTACCAAGGAGGAGCCTTGATCGCCACAGTGACCACGTCACCCTATACTGCTCAGGTTTCCGGGCTGACAGGTGGAAGCTACGCCTTCACAGCTAAAGCCTATGATGGCGAGGGTGTGAGCACAACCTCGTCGGTGGTCAATGTCATCGTCAATCGATCGCCTGTGGTGGCGATCACTACGCCTGCGAATTATGCGATCTTTGCCTCGGCAGCAGCGGTGCCGCTCACTGCAACGACATCGGATCCGGATGGAACGATCGGCAAGGTCGAGTTCTACCGTGATGGGGTGTTGATCGGCACGGTAACTGTGGCTCCCTACAGTTTAAGCGTGTCAGGCTTGCCGGATGGCCCCTACGTCTTTGCCGCCCGCGCTTATGACAATCAGGGTGCGACGACTGATTCCACTCCAATAAACGTGACGGTCGGTGCCACTACCGCGGCGCCGGTGACCTTTACTTACGATGAAATGGGACGCCTGATTGGTGTGCAGCGCTGA